A single Bifidobacterium scardovii JCM 12489 = DSM 13734 DNA region contains:
- a CDS encoding glycosyltransferase: MLNVSIIIPAWNEQDRIADCLTNAIRQTVMPHEVIVVDNRSTDDTTGAVERFMEAHPQAPIRLLHQDAEQGLIPTRNFGLNAATGDVLGRIDADCMLKPDWVEVVAGIFTEDAEAMGATGPVVYYDMPGKRVGLMGDDHVRRHTYRADGGQVLLFGSNMALRATAWHRIADEVCPDKEDVMHEDIDVSLHLLGLGMKTVYSQRMICGISARRMDTSFKSFHSYMRRFRNTFEAHPEHWREHRSERRLYAMYPWLHALYPVYQKLLEAQDVNPAEQVWFKEQMELAKREGEDL; the protein is encoded by the coding sequence ATGCTGAACGTTTCGATCATCATTCCGGCCTGGAATGAACAGGACAGGATAGCTGACTGCCTGACCAACGCGATCCGTCAGACCGTCATGCCCCATGAGGTGATCGTCGTCGACAACCGGTCCACCGACGACACCACCGGCGCGGTTGAGCGGTTCATGGAGGCTCATCCCCAAGCGCCGATCCGGCTGCTGCATCAGGACGCCGAACAGGGGCTCATCCCCACGCGCAATTTCGGGCTGAACGCGGCGACCGGCGACGTGCTGGGCCGCATCGACGCCGACTGCATGCTCAAGCCCGACTGGGTCGAGGTCGTGGCCGGCATCTTCACCGAGGACGCCGAGGCGATGGGGGCCACCGGCCCGGTGGTGTACTACGACATGCCCGGCAAGCGCGTCGGTCTCATGGGCGACGACCACGTGCGCAGGCATACGTACCGCGCGGACGGCGGGCAGGTGCTGCTGTTCGGCTCGAACATGGCGCTGCGCGCGACCGCATGGCACCGCATCGCCGACGAGGTGTGCCCCGACAAGGAAGACGTGATGCACGAGGACATCGACGTCTCGCTGCACCTGCTCGGCCTGGGGATGAAAACCGTGTATTCGCAGCGCATGATCTGCGGCATCTCCGCCCGGCGCATGGACACGTCCTTCAAATCGTTCCACAGCTACATGCGGCGGTTCAGAAACACCTTCGAGGCGCATCCCGAGCACTGGCGCGAGCACCGCTCGGAGCGGCGCCTCTACGCGATGTACCCGTGGCTGCACGCGCTGTACCCGGTATACCAGAAGCTGCTCGAGGCGCAGGACGTGAACCCGGCGGAGCAGGTCTGGTTCAAGGAGCAGATGGAGCTCGCCAAGCGCGAAGGCGAGGACCTGTAA